The following is a genomic window from Niabella soli DSM 19437.
CAACAATCTTCAATGAATCGCCGGCAACGCCGATACATCTTTTGATATAGTTATCGGTTTTATCAACAGGATGCACCGCCAGTGGCTGATATTCAGGGTCGCTCAATACGCGGTCCCTGCCCAGGGCGCGCTCGAACATATAATAGGGCAGTGCAGATTGATACCCGTCTTTATTGATCACGGTATCCCCTTCGGGGAAATTAAACACCACACAATCATTTCTTTTTACCGGGGAGGCAAACCAACGGATATAGGGCAGTTCTATCAGCGTAGTATATGATTTCATGGTGCTGCCCGGCAAATAGTTGTGCACAAACGGAACAGAAAGGGGCGTATTGGGAATGCGCGGTCCGTAGCTGAACTTGCTTACAAACAAATAATCATTAATTAACAGGGTCTTTTCCATGGAGCTGGAAGGGATCACATAAGCTTCAAAAATGAACACGCGGATCAGTGTTGCCGCCACCACGGCAAAAACAGCCGCATCTACCCATTCGCGCCAGCCGGGTTTCTGATGTTTTTTTACGCCCTCGGGGCCAATAAACCGTGCATCTTTATTATTGGCGAGCCAGGGAAAATAAAAGGGCGCAAAAATAGAAGCGCATAAATGATCTAAAAAAGAAAACCGGCAGAAGACCTTGCTGAATTCGATAAAGATCCCCGGTGTTATAAACCATCCCACCACAGGGATAAATTGCCAGAACACCCAATGCTTCGGCCGTTGGGCTATGTCCTGCATTACCCAGGTGTTATAAAATGGGATATAGGCTTTCCAGGATTCCCTGCCGGCGATTTTAAACAGTTTTGCTAATCCAAAGGAAGGTAGCAATACTAAAAGGGTACTAATTAAATAAACTACAAGTAAATGGTGCAGTGGCATCTATTCAAACTATTTTAATCAGCAAATTTATTGTAAACGAATAACAATGTGCGGTTTACTTTTACTTAATGCTTTTTGGGCGCCTGTTTTTTAACGGGTGAGGGCGATGGAGCCGGTCGGGCGCTTCCTCCCTTTGCTTTATAGGTATCGGCCAGTTTTACTGCCTCATAAGCATTTACGATGCCACCGGTAACGCACAGGTCAGACAAATGTACTTTGGCGCCGGTACCCGGATTAGTAACAAGAACGGTTGGTTTTACTACCGACTTTTCGATAATTTCTTTCACCTGAGCGGCGGAAAGGTCAGGGTAATAACTCATAACCAACGCAGCAATACCTGCCACTACGGGGGAAGCCATACTGGTGCCTTGCTCATTTCCATAGCGGTTACCTAATGGAAGTGTTGAGTAAATGCGCACACCGGGGGCGAAAACATCTACTTCCTTTTTACCATAATTGGAAAAACTTGCAGCAATACCGCTTTGCTCATTGGGACCACTTGCACCAACGGTGATCCAGGTGGCGGGTCGTGTTTTATCCAAATAATAAGCCGACGGAAAGTTATAGGTAGAATCATTGTTCTGGTTATCATTACCGGCCGCATGTACTAGTAAAACGCCTTTCTTAACGGCATATTTAACAGCGTCGTCCACCCATTTTTTTTCAGGAGAATAGGCTTTACCAAAACTCATATTAATAACGCGCGCGCCATGATCCACTGCAAAACGGATCCCTTCAGCAATATCTTTGTCGTGCTCATCTCCGTCCGGAACGGCACGCACGCTCATGATCCGGACGTTGTCTGCAACACCATCCATTCCCACACCGTTATTGCGTGCAGCGCCGATGATCCCCGCCACATGGGTTCCGTGCAGCGGCGCATTTTCGTCTACGGTAAGATTATTGTTGCCATAGTTTTTATCGTTGATATCATTGTAGTTGTCTTTTACCACGGGATCGCGGTAATCTTTTGGCGGTTGCTTCCGGTTGTTTATTTTCTGCACATCGTTATCCATCTGGTCGAACAACTCCTTATTCGTGATATCGTTATTGTCATTTGCCTGGCACACATTCAGGAGAAAACTCTTCATTTGTGCAGCGTTGGGTGTTGTAGGATTGTAGCCAGACAGGTCTTTGCCGCTGTATACTTCTTTTTTCATATCAAAACGGATGGTGCCGTCTCCTTTACGCAGCAGGTCCATCGACCTTAGAATAAATTCATCCTGTGAACCATCGTCTTTAAAAACCTCTCCTTTGGCCCGCACCCACATATCATATTGGTCTTTTTCGGCAGCGGGCACCTGTGAGGCGGTTTTGTTTTCGTATTTGCTTTTTAATCCCCAATACACCCGGGCGGCTTCATAGGAATCTTTGGTTACGTTCTCTTTCCCATCCCGGCTTCCCAAAAAATTCCAGCCATGCACGTCATCAATATAGCCATCGTGGTCATCATCGATCCCGTTTCCGGGGGTTTCGCCTGCGTTTACCCATAAAACGGATTTCAGGTCCTCATGGGTGGTATCGATCCCCGAGTCTACAATACCTACCGTAACCGGTGTGCTTTTCCTGTTTTTTGATTTCAGGAAATCATAGGCTTTATCCAGACTGATACCGTAATAACCATCTGTTTTAAGGTCTTTCAGATGCCATCCTTCGGGAACAGTGCTGGAGGATTGTGCCCAACCCGCCAAGGCGATTAATGCAGCGGTGGCCGACAACCCGGTCTTTTTCATTAATTTATTCATGTATTAATTCTGTTTAATATAAATGGTAAAAGGAAACAAAAGTAAAGCATCCGGCCTTAAGAATATCTTAAAGCCCCTTTTTACCAGGAATAGGAGGGGTTGCGCCCTCCGGGAAGTTGCAACGTTTATTTTTTTAGCTTTTTTTAAACAGTAAACTGAATGCCTTGTGCCAGGGGCAGGGTAGTGCTGTAGTTAATGGTGTTGGTTTGCCGGCGCATATAATTTTTCCAGGCATCGCTTCCGCTTTCGCGGCCACCGCCGGTTTGTTTTTCACCTCCAAAAGCGCCTCCGATCTCTGCTCCGGAAGTGCCGATATTTACATTGGCAATGCCGCAGTCGCTGCCGGCGCTCGACAGGAACCATTCCGCTTCGCGCAAATTAAGTGTCATAATAGCGGAAGAAAGCCCCTGTGGCACCGCATTCTGGATCCTGATGGCTTCCTCCAGGTTTTTGTATTTTAATAAATAAAGTATGGGAGCAAAGGTTTCCTCCTGTACAATTTTAAAAGAAGATTGAACTTCTGCAACACAGGGTTGCACATAACAGCCGCCCTTATATGCGTTTCCTTGCAACTGCCCGCCTTCCACCAGAAACCGGCCGCCCTCTTTTTTGCAGGCGGCAATCGCATTTAAATACAATTGTACGGCTGCCTTGTCAATAAGCGGCCCTACATGGTTGGCGGGATCCAAGGGATCGCCGATCTTTAACTGGGCATAGGCCTGTTTCAGTTTCTTTTTCACTTTATCATAAACCGATTCATGAATGATCAGGCGGCGGGTGGTGGTACAACGCTGACCGGCGGTGCCCACCGCTCCGAATAAAGCGCCCAAAACGGCTATATCCAGGTCGGCATCCCCCGAAATGATAATGGCGTTATTGCCGCCCAGCTCCAGGAGCGACCGTCCCAGCCGGGATGCTACCGCCGCGGCCACCGCTTTTCCCATGCGGGTAGATCCGGTGGCCGAAACCAATGCTATTCGTTCATCCTGCGCCAGCCATTCACCGGCTTCCCGCCCACCGGTTATTAAATTACAAACGCCTTCGGGCACGTTATTTTCCTTGAAAACGCCTGCAATAAGCTGCTGGCAGGCCACCGCGCAGAGGGGTGTTTTTTCGGAGGGTTTCCAGATGCAGGTATTGCCGCAAACCCAGGCCAGCATACTGTTCCAGCTCCATACGGCCACGGGAAAGTTAAAGGCCGATATAATGCCCACCACGCCCAGCGGATGGTACTGCTCGTACATCCGGTGGCCGGCCCGTTCGCTGTGCATCGTTAAACCGTATAATTGACGACTAAGGCCCACCGCAAAATCGCAGATATCGATCATCTCCTGCACTTCGCCCCAGCCTTCCTGCAGGCTTTTACCCATTTCATAAGAAACCAGCCGGCCCAGGGGCTCCTTGTTTTTTCGCAGGGTTTCGCCAATCTGCCGTACGATTTCGCCACGGCGGGGCGCCGGCCATTGCCGCCATGCCAAAAAGGCGGCCTGCGCTTTTTCCACAACTGCCTGGTATTCCTTTTCAGTGGTAACCGCCACCGTGCCGATGAGGCTTCCATCTACAGGAGTATAAGAGTCAATTGTTTTTTTCGAATACGGCTGCCATTCAGCGCCCGTGCTGGTTCCGGGGTTTTCCTTTTTCAGCCGCAGCTTTTTTAAAAAGTCCATAGTTGACCAATTTTGAATATGAAAATTACGAAAATTATTTTTCGGGTAACAGGGCTGTCACAAATTCCAGCGCCCCTTGCCGGGATGACCCAATTACAACCAGGCGTTGCTGGTACTGTTATTTTATTTGGACCTAAGGCGCTAATAAATTAAAATCCCCGCGGCCTCGCCTTTGTGCTGCTACCTGTTGCACAGAATGCACGAATGCGATTCAACACATGAGCCCGGCGCAGTCCGCCCCCGGGGATGAGCGGTCGGACAGGGAAGAGCAATTTCGTTATTAAAGAACGGGATCCCTCCCTCCGGTCGGGATGACGGTGGGGAAAAGGGGATCCCTTCCCCGGGGCTGGACGGTGGAAAATGGGTTGGATTTTTTGCAGCGCTATTGTGCCGTTGTTTTCGGGATTATTTTTCTTAACGCATTTCCCGATAAGATAACAGCGGCACTATCCGCCAGTTGTAATTGCAGGTTTTGCACCTGTGCATGGCCTACATCCAACAATGAATGTCCTGCAATAGCGGCAGTTACCGATCGGATGCTTATCGTTTCATCGAATTTTTTTTGTTCGGGCGCAGGCGGTCGGAAGTAAAATGTATTTCCGTTTTTCCCCTTAATTGTAATGCGTTGTTGGGTTGTATTTGATCCGGCCACTCTGTTGATGTCAGGCGATAGCTCAATTACTACATTGGAGGAATCGCTCTGGCGGATGTTAATAGAATCCATATCGCGCAAAAGGGTTTCTACCTCGAATTTAGACTTGCCGGTAATGGTTGCGGTGATCGTTTTTTGTTTCAGTTTCTGTATTTCAAAATTGATATTGTTTCCCGTAACAGACAACAATTCAGGGGAGAAAAGCCGCACCGGCGCTGCATTTGCCAGCCAGAATTTTTCATAAGGATTGGCGGGGACAGTATTAAAATTAAGATACAGCGTATCATTTTTTATATGGACATTTATCTTTCCTCCGTGTTCATTTATCCATTCCTGTAAAAGGCGTACCGATGATTTGTTGCTTGGTTCGTAGAAAATATGGGTATCGTTTCCGCCATTTATGACCAGGTGTTTGAAGGGCTGTTCCAGCACCTTGTTGTAAGTCCAGTACAGATCCGTTTTGTCCACTGCATCGTATTGTTTTTTCAGGATCATATTGGAGGACAGCAGGCCGGCGATCAGCACAAGGAAAATAAATAATAGTATTCGGGTTGTTGTCTTCATGATTTATTTTTTAAAATGTTCCTGTACAAATTTGTCGAACATTGGTTTCAATTCTTTGAGATCTATTTTTAGCAAAAAGAGGTTCCGGAAAAAAACGGGAAGCTCGTTCTCAATAAATTGTTCCCGTTTGAAGTCGAGGATCCGTTCCATGGCATCGGCTTCAATGAAATAGCCAATCCCTCTTTTGTTGCTGATAATGTTTTGCTGCTGCAGCAAATCGTAAGACCGCTGCACCGTATTGGGATTTACCTGTATTTGCGCTGCGAGCTCCCGGATGCTGATGAGCCGGTCGCCCAGGGCCCATTTTTTTAAAAGGATCTGTTCGCAAACGTATTCCGCTATCTGTATATATATCGCCGGATTTTCTTTAAACTCCATGTAGTCAATTTAAAATTCTTTTTCCCGCAACCGGATCAAAGGTAATAGCCACAAGATACCCGGAATTACATATTTTAACCCCATGCTAACAATGTTGCCAGCGCGCGTGGGCAGTATCAATGTGCCGGTTTCTTTTCCGATCGAAAGCACTACGTGATTATATGGGGCGGCGTCTACTACATTGCGGAATATTGAGAAGGCCATAAGCCAGTTTACACCGATGACGGTTAAGACAAGCAGCGTGATTGCAACGCTTGTTTTGATCAGCGCCGCTTTATTAAAATAAAGCCCTCCTGTGAGCATGAAACCTGTCGCCATCAAGAACATACTGTACACTTTCCAGGCATAGTATCCATTGAGGTCCAGCGTATAGATGCGCTCATATTGTTGTTTATAAAATAAGGAGGCGGGGTCCAAGCTGTTATGATACGCCTGTACAAAAATTACATCGGTTATATGAAAACAGCATAAGAAAAGCAAGGGGTAGCAGATGCCCGGGATGAGAAATGCGCATAACCATTTTTCAAGGAAGGAAGCCGGTAAGGTAAGATAAGAGCATC
Proteins encoded in this region:
- a CDS encoding S8 family serine peptidase — encoded protein: MNKLMKKTGLSATAALIALAGWAQSSSTVPEGWHLKDLKTDGYYGISLDKAYDFLKSKNRKSTPVTVGIVDSGIDTTHEDLKSVLWVNAGETPGNGIDDDHDGYIDDVHGWNFLGSRDGKENVTKDSYEAARVYWGLKSKYENKTASQVPAAEKDQYDMWVRAKGEVFKDDGSQDEFILRSMDLLRKGDGTIRFDMKKEVYSGKDLSGYNPTTPNAAQMKSFLLNVCQANDNNDITNKELFDQMDNDVQKINNRKQPPKDYRDPVVKDNYNDINDKNYGNNNLTVDENAPLHGTHVAGIIGAARNNGVGMDGVADNVRIMSVRAVPDGDEHDKDIAEGIRFAVDHGARVINMSFGKAYSPEKKWVDDAVKYAVKKGVLLVHAAGNDNQNNDSTYNFPSAYYLDKTRPATWITVGASGPNEQSGIAASFSNYGKKEVDVFAPGVRIYSTLPLGNRYGNEQGTSMASPVVAGIAALVMSYYPDLSAAQVKEIIEKSVVKPTVLVTNPGTGAKVHLSDLCVTGGIVNAYEAVKLADTYKAKGGSARPAPSPSPVKKQAPKKH
- the amaB gene encoding L-piperidine-6-carboxylate dehydrogenase, whose protein sequence is MDFLKKLRLKKENPGTSTGAEWQPYSKKTIDSYTPVDGSLIGTVAVTTEKEYQAVVEKAQAAFLAWRQWPAPRRGEIVRQIGETLRKNKEPLGRLVSYEMGKSLQEGWGEVQEMIDICDFAVGLSRQLYGLTMHSERAGHRMYEQYHPLGVVGIISAFNFPVAVWSWNSMLAWVCGNTCIWKPSEKTPLCAVACQQLIAGVFKENNVPEGVCNLITGGREAGEWLAQDERIALVSATGSTRMGKAVAAAVASRLGRSLLELGGNNAIIISGDADLDIAVLGALFGAVGTAGQRCTTTRRLIIHESVYDKVKKKLKQAYAQLKIGDPLDPANHVGPLIDKAAVQLYLNAIAACKKEGGRFLVEGGQLQGNAYKGGCYVQPCVAEVQSSFKIVQEETFAPILYLLKYKNLEEAIRIQNAVPQGLSSAIMTLNLREAEWFLSSAGSDCGIANVNIGTSGAEIGGAFGGEKQTGGGRESGSDAWKNYMRRQTNTINYSTTLPLAQGIQFTV
- a CDS encoding GntR family transcriptional regulator, giving the protein MEFKENPAIYIQIAEYVCEQILLKKWALGDRLISIRELAAQIQVNPNTVQRSYDLLQQQNIISNKRGIGYFIEADAMERILDFKREQFIENELPVFFRNLFLLKIDLKELKPMFDKFVQEHFKK
- the lepB gene encoding signal peptidase I, producing the protein MQDIAQRPKHWVFWQFIPVVGWFITPGIFIEFSKVFCRFSFLDHLCASIFAPFYFPWLANNKDARFIGPEGVKKHQKPGWREWVDAAVFAVVAATLIRVFIFEAYVIPSSSMEKTLLINDYLFVSKFSYGPRIPNTPLSVPFVHNYLPGSTMKSYTTLIELPYIRWFASPVKRNDCVVFNFPEGDTVINKDGYQSALPYYMFERALGRDRVLSDPEYQPLAVHPVDKTDNYIKRCIGVAGDSLKIVDGIVYINNQPGFISPTSSTFYFFKTRNNVAVDVDFLREAKIRLNMESDNPDFSIVNGEYKINLTLPELDILKKLPVVDPNSIIKESFPASYVEGTTFPFDTLNYRWNRDNFGPLWVPKKGATVTLSPQNIALYRRAIQVYEKNTLVENPNGTYVINGIPTNKYTFKMDYYWMMGDNRHKSQDSRYWGFVPEDHVVGKAAMIWFSYENGPRWKRFFKIIH